TAAGCAGCCCTTCTTATTCTCAAACGGATAGTAAACAGGGAAAGAGGCCAAAGATTGGTCTGGCATTGAGCGGTGGCGGGGCAAAGGGGATGGCGCATATTGGTTTGTTGAGGTTGATTGATTCCCTTGGAATAAAAATCGATTACATTTCGGGTACCAGTGCAGGAGGAATTTTTGGGGGATTGTATGCCATGGGCTATACGCCCGATACCTTGAAAAAAATAGCCTTGAGAATTAACTGGCGCAGGGTACTCAGTAACAAAGTTCCTTTGAACCAGATTAATATCGAAGAGAAAGACGAGTACGATAATTACATGATCGAATTTCCGGTAATGGGTGGAAGGCCGAGGTTGCCAGGAGCCTTAATTGAGGGACAATATATTTCTGAGATCCTCAATACGCTTACTTATCCGGCAAAACACATCAACGATTTTAATAAACTGCCCATTCCCATAACGATTACTTCTTCGGATATTGTGAATGGCGGGTTAGTGCTGCAGCATAGTGGCTCTTTGCCGATGGCCATTCGCGCCACATTGGCCATCCCGGCGGCTTTTGCACCCGTATATATTGACGGGCGCCTGCTGGTAGATGGTGGATTGGACCGCAATTTTCCGGTACAGGAAGTAAAAGAAATGGGGGCGGATATTGTTATTGGCGGTTACACCGGTTTTCGTCTGTTCACAGAAAAAGAAATTGAGAATCCGATGAAGCTCATTTATCAGACCCACGCTTTCCGCTCGGTTGAGGATTCAAAAAAACAGGAAGCCATGGCAGATGTAGTGGTTGATTTTACCCATGCGCTCACAGGTTATTCCACTGCTGATTTTTACCAGAACAGGAAAATCATTGAAATCGGAGAAAACGAAGCCCGGAAATACCTGCCTCAACTGATTAAGATAGCCGAAGAACAAAAAAAATATCCGGCAGAAAATACTCCCAGGGCAATAAAAGATCCCAGATTGCCGGTAACCAGGATCAAATACCAGAATGATAAAGGGCAACCTTTAGACATTCCGGTTATGGAGCAGTTTGCGGTTTCGCGCCTTGGCCTCCGGACGGGGAGGGAGTTGAAAGTAAAAGCGGTGAATGATGGAATAGCAGATTTGTACGGAACACAGTTTTTTGATAAGGTATATTATACTTTTGAAAATAATGCGGATACCGGCCTGACGATGAATGTTCGTTTGAAACAAGGGAAGCCTGGAGTATTCAAAGCTGCAGTTCATTACGATACAGAACAATCTGCCGGTTTGATTGTCAATTATACCTATCGCAACATCTTGCTGAGTAAATCCAGGCTGCTGGCTACAGTTGACCTGTCGGAGCGGTTCAAGGCGAGATTCGATTACTATAAGTTCATCAGCGAAAATAACCGGCTTTGGTTCAAAGCTTCCTTTAGTTATCAGGCATTACAGAATAACTCCATTCTGTACAGACTGATTGCAGATGAAAACTATTTTAACAACATGATGAATACGGAACTGTCTTTAGGATATAGCCTGGGGCGTTCCAGTTACCTTTCATTAAGTGTCGGCAATGAGAACGAAGCTATTAAAAGAGGACCGAATGTTTTTAAAAGGTTTTTCGGAGAGGGGAATGATGTCCGGACGCTTTATAAGCATAGCAACGAAGCTTTTACGATCCTTTTTAAGCAGAATACCCTGGATAATCTGTATTTCCCGAAGCGCGGTAACGCATTGACCATTCAGGGGAAATATTTGTTCAGCAACCGGCTGAGTACGAAAGTCCCTGACCCTGACGATGAAAAGGGACAATTGATTTATCAGTTTCTGAATCCAATGGATGGCCTTCCGGGAAACATCGGCCGGTTTTTCCTGAATGAGCAATTTGTAAAAAGGATTAACAGGAAATTTTCTTTGAGTGCATCCGCTTCCTGGGGATTCAATTATTCAGATAAATACGGGATTGATTCCTCTTATATGTACGAAAATGCAAAGTTTAGCATGGGTGGAATAGATGCCAGACAGGATGTTTCCCAGATTGGGTTTATCGGATTAAAGAGGGCGGAGTTTGGGGTGGCTAACCTGACCTCCTTCGGACTAGCCCTGCAATACAACATTAAAGGAAACCTGTATCTGACTCCTCAGGTAAATGTTGCCTGGGAGAACAGAGGTTTTAATCCTTTCAATGTTGCCTTTAATGATGACTATCTTTTCGGATATGGCGCCAAACTTGGCTATATGTCTTTCATGGGGCCCATTAATTTTGCCGTCGCAAAAACCAACGGATTTGACCGCAATCCCTGGAGAATGTATTTGTCTATAGGCTTTAAATTTTAACTTCTCTATTACCGTATAAATTATCCATTTTATAGTTGCTAAAACTATTTAAATGTTTCCTATCTTCGTTTTGCACAGTTGCTGTGCTCTTGATTTAAAGTAAGTACAACCAAATATTTAAAAATGAGAAGAAGATCATTTATTCAAAAAGCAGGATTACTAGGGGCAGGATTATTGGCCAGTGACCTGGTATCATTTGCCGCCGAACCGGGTTTTCCTACAGTAAGGGTTCCGCTGGCGAAACGTCACTTTTCCAGTAAAGCCGTAGAAAGTGCCATTTCTGAATTTACTTCAAAAGTGAAAAATAAAGAACTGGCCTGGTTGTTCAACAACTGCTTTCCAAATACTTTAGATACCACTGTAACTTATACTGAAAAAGATGGTAAACCAGATACTTATGTGATTACCGGTGACATTGATGCCATGTGGCTTCGTGATAGTACCGCACAGGTGTGGCCTTACCTTCCTTTTTTACAAAAAGATAAACCGCTGAAAAACCTTGTTCAGGGAGTGATTAACCATCAGGTAAAATGTGTGCTTAAAGATCCTTATGCAAATGCTTTTTACAATGACCCGAATAAAGTCGGGGAATGGAAAGATGATGTAACGGATATGAAGCCCGGATTGCATGAGAGAAAATGGGAAATCGATTCCCTTTGTTATCCAATCCGCCTGGCTTACCGTTACTGGAAGGAGACAAAAGACAGTACCCCTTTTGGTGATGACTGGCAGGCTGCTGTAAAATTGACGCTAAAGACATTTAAAGAGCAGCAGCGTAAAGAAAACGACGGGCCTTATACTTTCCAGCGCAGAACCTCATGGGCTACAGACGGCGTGGCCATGTCGGGATATGGCTATCCGGTAAAACCGGTAGGCCTGATCTGTTCTTCTTTCAGACCTAGTGATGATGCGACTGTATTCTCTTTCCTTGTTCCTTCTAACTTCTTTGCAGTGGTGAGCTTAAAGCAGGCTGCTGAAATTTTCAGGGCAATAAAAGCAGATGAACAAACCGCTAAAGATCTTGATGCGCTGGCCGCAGAGGTGCAGGATGCTTTACAGAAACATGCCATTATCAACCACGAGAAATTTGGAAAAGTATATGCTTTTGA
This region of Pedobacter steynii genomic DNA includes:
- a CDS encoding patatin-like phospholipase family protein, whose translation is MTRSLSLVCCLFLWISSPSYSQTDSKQGKRPKIGLALSGGGAKGMAHIGLLRLIDSLGIKIDYISGTSAGGIFGGLYAMGYTPDTLKKIALRINWRRVLSNKVPLNQINIEEKDEYDNYMIEFPVMGGRPRLPGALIEGQYISEILNTLTYPAKHINDFNKLPIPITITSSDIVNGGLVLQHSGSLPMAIRATLAIPAAFAPVYIDGRLLVDGGLDRNFPVQEVKEMGADIVIGGYTGFRLFTEKEIENPMKLIYQTHAFRSVEDSKKQEAMADVVVDFTHALTGYSTADFYQNRKIIEIGENEARKYLPQLIKIAEEQKKYPAENTPRAIKDPRLPVTRIKYQNDKGQPLDIPVMEQFAVSRLGLRTGRELKVKAVNDGIADLYGTQFFDKVYYTFENNADTGLTMNVRLKQGKPGVFKAAVHYDTEQSAGLIVNYTYRNILLSKSRLLATVDLSERFKARFDYYKFISENNRLWFKASFSYQALQNNSILYRLIADENYFNNMMNTELSLGYSLGRSSYLSLSVGNENEAIKRGPNVFKRFFGEGNDVRTLYKHSNEAFTILFKQNTLDNLYFPKRGNALTIQGKYLFSNRLSTKVPDPDDEKGQLIYQFLNPMDGLPGNIGRFFLNEQFVKRINRKFSLSASASWGFNYSDKYGIDSSYMYENAKFSMGGIDARQDVSQIGFIGLKRAEFGVANLTSFGLALQYNIKGNLYLTPQVNVAWENRGFNPFNVAFNDDYLFGYGAKLGYMSFMGPINFAVAKTNGFDRNPWRMYLSIGFKF
- a CDS encoding glycoside hydrolase family 125 protein, translating into MRRRSFIQKAGLLGAGLLASDLVSFAAEPGFPTVRVPLAKRHFSSKAVESAISEFTSKVKNKELAWLFNNCFPNTLDTTVTYTEKDGKPDTYVITGDIDAMWLRDSTAQVWPYLPFLQKDKPLKNLVQGVINHQVKCVLKDPYANAFYNDPNKVGEWKDDVTDMKPGLHERKWEIDSLCYPIRLAYRYWKETKDSTPFGDDWQAAVKLTLKTFKEQQRKENDGPYTFQRRTSWATDGVAMSGYGYPVKPVGLICSSFRPSDDATVFSFLVPSNFFAVVSLKQAAEIFRAIKADEQTAKDLDALAAEVQDALQKHAIINHEKFGKVYAFEVNGMGSFNLMDDANIPSLLALPYLGAVPADDPVYLNTRKMIHSVDDNPFFFKGTAAEGIGGPHIGKDMIWPMSIIARGLTSSDDNEIKLCLQMLQSTHGDTGFMHESFHKNDPKKFTRAWFAWTNTIFGEFLWKTYKERPHLLS